One window of Xylocopa sonorina isolate GNS202 chromosome 9, iyXylSono1_principal, whole genome shotgun sequence genomic DNA carries:
- the Nep3 gene encoding M13 family metallopeptidase neprilysin 3 isoform X1, whose amino-acid sequence MHLFRSNGRSTMMMYKQAEFEDEDSSSIGSVALNSEGISTSATHIRYNSGISLWRARSALERCLFIICAGLLLMVVMLSIMISSKNGWDEAQILHVTSHGDDGTHCLTEHCVTVAATIINSIDRSVNPCEDFYEYACGGWIKKNPIPDGSSMWGTFDKLEQDNQLVVRNVLEKPFSKMHSKAEKKAKHYFLSCMDANDTIETLGAKPMLKLLETVGGWNISGKFNLNEWSLQNSMHILQNVYNMDGLFTWAVNEDDRNSTRHIIQVDQGGLTLPTADNYLNVTEHRKVLDAYLEYMTKIGTLLGGDENSTRTQMQDVITFETKLAEIMTPPEDRRDKEKLYNLMPLSKLQTKAPFMSWVDYFQNATGLVNKEIDNETMIVNFAPEYFAKLSNLVLEYKKTNKGKIVLNNYLVWQTVRSLTACLSKSFRDAYKGLRKALIGSDGHEEQWRYCVSDTHNAMGFAIGAMFVREVFHGNSKPMAEDMIDRVRKAFTKNLKNLDWMDVETRRSAEEKANAITDMIGYPDFILNQDELDERYKDLTIKQNEYFENNIRVNKYNLRKNLEKLDQPVNRTTWIMTPPTVNAYYWPTKNQMVFPAGILQGPFYDMENPSSLNFGGIGVVMGHELTHAFDDQGREYDLNGNLNRWWNNATIDRFKNRTECFVEQYNNFEIHGRHVNGRQTLGENIADNGGLKAAYHAYISAPKIYRDQLPLPGLNLTHRQLFFLNFAQVWCSAVTSEAIALQIEKDSHCPPKYRVIGSLSNLPEFASEFNCPEGSRMNPVHKCEVW is encoded by the exons ATGATGATGTACAAGCAGGCGGAGTTCGAGGACGAGGACAGCAGCAGCATCGGTTCCGTCGCTCTGAACAGCGAGGGGATCAGCACCTCCGCCACGCACATCAGGTACAACTCG GGGATCTCTCTGTGGAGGGCGAGGAGCGCGCTCGAGAGGTGCCTGTTCATCATTTGCGCGGGCCTTCTGTTGATGGTCGTGATGCTGTCGATAATGATCAGCAGCAAGAACGGTTGGGACGAGGCGCAGATACTTCACGTCACTTCGCATGGAGATG ATGGTACGCACTGTTTGACTGAGCACTGCGTTACGGTGGCCGCCACTATCATAAATAGCATCGATCGTTCGGTCAATCCCTGCGAGGACTTTTACGAGTACGCGTGCGGTGGTTGGATCAAGAAGAATCCCATACCAGATGGAAGCAGCATGTGGGGAACGTTCGACAAGCTCGAGCAAGACAATCAGCTGGTCGTGAGGAATGTTCTTG AGAAGCCGTTCAGCAAAATGCACTCGAAGGCGGAGAAGAAAGCGAAGCATTACTTCCTGTCCTGCATGGACGCGAACGACACGATCGAGACGCTTGGCGCGAAGCCGATGCTGAAGCTGTTGGAGACCGTCGGTGGTTGGAACATTTCCGGGAAATTCAATCTAAACGAGTGGTCCCTGCAGAATAGCATGCACATTCTGCAAAATGTTTACAATATGGACGGTTTATTTACATGGGCTGTGAACGAGGACGATCGAAATAGTACCAGACACATTATACAA GTCGATCAAGGAGGACTGACGTTGCCCACCGCTGACAATTACCTGAACGTAACCGAGCACAGGAAAGTGTTGGACGCGTATCTGGAATACATGACTAAG ATCGGAACACTGCTTGGCGGCGATGAGAACTCGACGAGGACGCAGATGCAGGACGTGATAACGTTCGAAACGAAATTGGCGGAGATCATGACACCGCCGGAGGATCGTCGCGACAAGGAGAAGCTTTACAATCTGATGCCGTTGAGCAAACTGCAAACGAAAGCGCCTTTC ATGTCCTGGGTCGACTATTTTCAAAATGCGACGGGGCTTGTCAACAAGGAGATCGACAACGAGACGATGATCGTGAATTTCGCGCCGGAATACTTCGCCAAACTATCCAACCTGGTTTTAGAGTACAAGAAAACAAACAAAGGGAAGAT AGTGCTGAACAATTATCTCGTCTGGCAAACCGTGAGATCCCTGACCGCCTGCCTGTCAAAATCGTTCCGCGACGCTTACAAGGGACTAAGGAAGGCGCTGATCGGCTCGGACGGCCACGAGGAGCAATGGCGTTACTGCGTCAGCGACACGCATAACGCGATGGGTTTTGCGATCGGTGCGATGTTCGTTAGAGAAGTTTTCCATGGAAATAGCAAACCCATG GCGGAGGATATGATCGACCGGGTGCGCAAAGCGTTTACCAAGAACCTGAAGAACCTCGACTGGATGGACGTCGAGACGAGACGGTCGGCTGAGGAGAAAGCGAACGCGATCACCGACATGATCGGCTACCCGGACTTCATACTGAACCAGGACGAGCTCGACGAGCGTTACAAGGACCTGACGATCAAGCAGAACGAGTACTTCGAGAACAACATACGGGTGAACAAGTACAATTTGCGGAAGAACCTGGAGAAGCTCGACCAGCCGGTGAACAGGACCACGTGGATCATGACACCGCCCACGGTGAACGCTTACTATTGGCCTACGAAGAACCAGATGGTTTTCCCGGCTGGTATCCTGCAGGGTCCGTTCTACGACATGGAGAACCCGAGCAGCTTGAATTTCGGCGGTATTGGCGTCGTTATGGGACACGAGTTGACGCATGCGTTCGATGATCAAG GAAGGGAGTACGATCTGAATGGCAACTTGAATCGATGGTGGAATAACGCGACGATAGACAGGTTCAAGAACAGGACGGAGTGTTTCGTGGAGCAGTACAATAACTTCGAGATACACGGTCGGCACGTGAACGGACGTCAAACATTGG GGGAGAACATTGCGGACAACGGAGGCCTTAAAGCAGCATATCACGCGTACATTTCAGCGCCAAAAATCTACAGAGATCAACTACCGTTACCTGGTCTTAATCTGACGCATCGACAACTCTTCTTTTTGAATTTCGCCCAG GTCTGGTGTTCCGCTGTAACGTCCGAAGCGATAGCCCTCCAGATCGAGAAAGATTCTCACTGTCCGCCAAAGTACAGAGTGATCGGCTCGCTCTCGAACCTGCCAGAGTTCGCCTCGGAGTTCAACTGTCCGGAAGGCTCGCGGATGAATCCCGTTCACAAGTGCGAGGTGTGGTAA
- the Nep3 gene encoding M13 family metallopeptidase neprilysin 3 isoform X2: protein MSVKMMMYKQAEFEDEDSSSIGSVALNSEGISTSATHIRYNSGISLWRARSALERCLFIICAGLLLMVVMLSIMISSKNGWDEAQILHVTSHGDDGTHCLTEHCVTVAATIINSIDRSVNPCEDFYEYACGGWIKKNPIPDGSSMWGTFDKLEQDNQLVVRNVLEKPFSKMHSKAEKKAKHYFLSCMDANDTIETLGAKPMLKLLETVGGWNISGKFNLNEWSLQNSMHILQNVYNMDGLFTWAVNEDDRNSTRHIIQVDQGGLTLPTADNYLNVTEHRKVLDAYLEYMTKIGTLLGGDENSTRTQMQDVITFETKLAEIMTPPEDRRDKEKLYNLMPLSKLQTKAPFMSWVDYFQNATGLVNKEIDNETMIVNFAPEYFAKLSNLVLEYKKTNKGKIVLNNYLVWQTVRSLTACLSKSFRDAYKGLRKALIGSDGHEEQWRYCVSDTHNAMGFAIGAMFVREVFHGNSKPMAEDMIDRVRKAFTKNLKNLDWMDVETRRSAEEKANAITDMIGYPDFILNQDELDERYKDLTIKQNEYFENNIRVNKYNLRKNLEKLDQPVNRTTWIMTPPTVNAYYWPTKNQMVFPAGILQGPFYDMENPSSLNFGGIGVVMGHELTHAFDDQGREYDLNGNLNRWWNNATIDRFKNRTECFVEQYNNFEIHGRHVNGRQTLGENIADNGGLKAAYHAYISAPKIYRDQLPLPGLNLTHRQLFFLNFAQVWCSAVTSEAIALQIEKDSHCPPKYRVIGSLSNLPEFASEFNCPEGSRMNPVHKCEVW, encoded by the exons ATGATGATGTACAAGCAGGCGGAGTTCGAGGACGAGGACAGCAGCAGCATCGGTTCCGTCGCTCTGAACAGCGAGGGGATCAGCACCTCCGCCACGCACATCAGGTACAACTCG GGGATCTCTCTGTGGAGGGCGAGGAGCGCGCTCGAGAGGTGCCTGTTCATCATTTGCGCGGGCCTTCTGTTGATGGTCGTGATGCTGTCGATAATGATCAGCAGCAAGAACGGTTGGGACGAGGCGCAGATACTTCACGTCACTTCGCATGGAGATG ATGGTACGCACTGTTTGACTGAGCACTGCGTTACGGTGGCCGCCACTATCATAAATAGCATCGATCGTTCGGTCAATCCCTGCGAGGACTTTTACGAGTACGCGTGCGGTGGTTGGATCAAGAAGAATCCCATACCAGATGGAAGCAGCATGTGGGGAACGTTCGACAAGCTCGAGCAAGACAATCAGCTGGTCGTGAGGAATGTTCTTG AGAAGCCGTTCAGCAAAATGCACTCGAAGGCGGAGAAGAAAGCGAAGCATTACTTCCTGTCCTGCATGGACGCGAACGACACGATCGAGACGCTTGGCGCGAAGCCGATGCTGAAGCTGTTGGAGACCGTCGGTGGTTGGAACATTTCCGGGAAATTCAATCTAAACGAGTGGTCCCTGCAGAATAGCATGCACATTCTGCAAAATGTTTACAATATGGACGGTTTATTTACATGGGCTGTGAACGAGGACGATCGAAATAGTACCAGACACATTATACAA GTCGATCAAGGAGGACTGACGTTGCCCACCGCTGACAATTACCTGAACGTAACCGAGCACAGGAAAGTGTTGGACGCGTATCTGGAATACATGACTAAG ATCGGAACACTGCTTGGCGGCGATGAGAACTCGACGAGGACGCAGATGCAGGACGTGATAACGTTCGAAACGAAATTGGCGGAGATCATGACACCGCCGGAGGATCGTCGCGACAAGGAGAAGCTTTACAATCTGATGCCGTTGAGCAAACTGCAAACGAAAGCGCCTTTC ATGTCCTGGGTCGACTATTTTCAAAATGCGACGGGGCTTGTCAACAAGGAGATCGACAACGAGACGATGATCGTGAATTTCGCGCCGGAATACTTCGCCAAACTATCCAACCTGGTTTTAGAGTACAAGAAAACAAACAAAGGGAAGAT AGTGCTGAACAATTATCTCGTCTGGCAAACCGTGAGATCCCTGACCGCCTGCCTGTCAAAATCGTTCCGCGACGCTTACAAGGGACTAAGGAAGGCGCTGATCGGCTCGGACGGCCACGAGGAGCAATGGCGTTACTGCGTCAGCGACACGCATAACGCGATGGGTTTTGCGATCGGTGCGATGTTCGTTAGAGAAGTTTTCCATGGAAATAGCAAACCCATG GCGGAGGATATGATCGACCGGGTGCGCAAAGCGTTTACCAAGAACCTGAAGAACCTCGACTGGATGGACGTCGAGACGAGACGGTCGGCTGAGGAGAAAGCGAACGCGATCACCGACATGATCGGCTACCCGGACTTCATACTGAACCAGGACGAGCTCGACGAGCGTTACAAGGACCTGACGATCAAGCAGAACGAGTACTTCGAGAACAACATACGGGTGAACAAGTACAATTTGCGGAAGAACCTGGAGAAGCTCGACCAGCCGGTGAACAGGACCACGTGGATCATGACACCGCCCACGGTGAACGCTTACTATTGGCCTACGAAGAACCAGATGGTTTTCCCGGCTGGTATCCTGCAGGGTCCGTTCTACGACATGGAGAACCCGAGCAGCTTGAATTTCGGCGGTATTGGCGTCGTTATGGGACACGAGTTGACGCATGCGTTCGATGATCAAG GAAGGGAGTACGATCTGAATGGCAACTTGAATCGATGGTGGAATAACGCGACGATAGACAGGTTCAAGAACAGGACGGAGTGTTTCGTGGAGCAGTACAATAACTTCGAGATACACGGTCGGCACGTGAACGGACGTCAAACATTGG GGGAGAACATTGCGGACAACGGAGGCCTTAAAGCAGCATATCACGCGTACATTTCAGCGCCAAAAATCTACAGAGATCAACTACCGTTACCTGGTCTTAATCTGACGCATCGACAACTCTTCTTTTTGAATTTCGCCCAG GTCTGGTGTTCCGCTGTAACGTCCGAAGCGATAGCCCTCCAGATCGAGAAAGATTCTCACTGTCCGCCAAAGTACAGAGTGATCGGCTCGCTCTCGAACCTGCCAGAGTTCGCCTCGGAGTTCAACTGTCCGGAAGGCTCGCGGATGAATCCCGTTCACAAGTGCGAGGTGTGGTAA
- the LOC143427087 gene encoding growth/differentiation factor 8, with the protein MVRGALLLLLLVLFGAFDAPGIERTRVRYLADAGNTCNACRMHEEIRALSLEAIKEQILNKLGLKQAPNMTGRALPRIASLSKLMDSYGMQADQPQPHEPGITHYEEIDEYAAKTESVFALAQPHQRLRHSKGSLDVLYFKFSDKVVQHRVTRAELSLWIWGTSQEGAELDDPGDPEDADSHEDGPVTITLQRILRGGTESGGPSLGPPLTTKHPRPVGCRGNWVTIELRRMVAEWFKHPRDNLGVALKISAAGGNHRRNSKLVETNPGAEYAPYLEVQTQELDSRRGARVKRNVGLNCDEASQETRCCRYKLTVDFEKFGWDWIIAPKKYDANYCSGDCPMAFLPAYPNTHIVSLAEPPNNSGPCCAPRKLSEITMLYFDNEYQIVFSRLPGMVVEKCGCS; encoded by the exons ATGGTCAGGGGGGCGCTGCTACTACTGTTGCTAGTCCTGTTCGGTGCCTTCGACGCTCCTGGCATCGAAAGAACTCGTGTCAGATATCTCGCGGACGCTGGTAACACCTGTAACGCGTGTAGGATGCACGAGGAGATCAGGGCCCTGAGCCTGGAGGCGATCAAGGAGCAGATTTTGAACAAGCTTGGCTTGAAACAAGCACCAAACATGACGGGCAGAGCGCTGCCCAGAATCGCGTCTCTGTCGAAGCTGATGGATTCGTACGGGATGCAAGCGGACCAACCTCAACCGCACGAGCCCGGTATCACGCACTACGAGGAGATCGACGAGTACGCTGCTAAAACGGAGAGCGTCTTTGCCCTGGCGCAACCTC ATCAGAGGCTACGGCACTCGAAGGGCAGCCTCGACGTTCTCTACTTCAAGTTCTCCGACAAGGTGGTCCAGCACAGGGTGACCAGGGCGGAATTGTCCCTGTGGATATGGGGCACGAGCCAGGAGGGCGCGGAGCTGGACGATCCAGGTGATCCGGAGGACGCGGACAGCCACGAGGACGGACCCGTCACGATCACGTTGCAGAGGATCCTGCGCGGCGGTACAGAGTCCGGTGGCCCGTCGTTGGGCCCGCCGTTGACCACCAAGCATCCTCGACCGGTCGGTTGCAGAGGCAACTGGGTCACGATCGAGTTGAGGAGAATGGTCGCGGAATGGTTCAAGCATCCGCGGGACAATCTGGGTGTCGCGTTGAAGATCTCCGCGGCCGGTGGTAATCATCGTAGAAATTCCAAGTTGGTCGAGACTAATCCCGGTGCGGAGTACGCGCCGTACCTCGAAGTGCAGACGCAAGAACTCGACTCGCGAAGGGGGGCGAGGGTCAAGAGAAACGTAGGACTTAATTGCGACGAAGCCAGCCAGGAGACTAGATGCTGTCGATACAAGCTCACCGTGGACTTCGAGAAGTTCGGGTGGGATTGGATAATCGCGCCCAAGAA ATACGATGCCAATTACTGTTCGGGCGACTGTCCAATGGCCTTTCTGCCAGCGTACCCGAACACCCACATCGTCAGCCTTGCGGAGCCGCCTAACAACTCTGGCCCGTGTTGCGCCCCCAGGAAACTCTCCGAGATCACGATGCTGTATTTCGATAACGAGTATCAAATCGTGTTCTCGCGATTGCCAGGCATGGTCGTCGAGAAATGTGGATGCTCGTAG